The Deltaproteobacteria bacterium genome has a window encoding:
- a CDS encoding acetate/propionate family kinase: MQQALAVLNAGSSSLKFAVYRLARGAAPERVLRGAIEGVSGADAHARALAAFELRLASEAPTLHLVAAGHRVVHGGARFTAPALVTDAVLAELRALVPLAPRHQPHAIAAIETLRAARPELAQVACFDTAFHHTLPEVARRFALPQALYDAGIRRYGFHGLSLESIVAQLPQQLDERADGRVIVLHLGSGASATALRGRTSVATSMGLTPLDGLVMGTRAGALDPGVLLHLLRDGWDEARLARLLYDESGLLGVSGISRDLRALLASEAPAAKLALDLFVESIVREVGGQAVLLGGLDALVFTGGIGENAAEVRARVCERLAWLGMALDAEANARGGLRITREGSAVSCWVLATDEEGVIARATAELLR; this comes from the coding sequence ATGCAACAGGCCCTCGCGGTGCTTAATGCCGGCTCGTCGAGCCTCAAATTCGCGGTGTATCGGCTCGCGCGCGGCGCGGCTCCCGAGCGCGTGCTGCGGGGTGCGATCGAGGGCGTGAGTGGCGCGGATGCGCACGCGCGCGCGCTCGCCGCGTTCGAGCTTCGCCTCGCGAGCGAAGCGCCCACGCTTCACCTCGTCGCCGCGGGGCATCGCGTGGTGCACGGGGGCGCGCGCTTCACGGCGCCCGCGCTCGTCACGGACGCGGTGCTCGCGGAGCTGCGCGCACTCGTGCCGCTCGCGCCGCGACATCAGCCGCACGCGATCGCCGCGATCGAGACGCTGCGCGCGGCGCGGCCCGAGCTTGCGCAGGTTGCGTGCTTCGACACCGCGTTCCACCACACGCTGCCCGAGGTTGCGCGCCGCTTCGCGCTGCCGCAGGCGCTCTACGACGCCGGCATTCGCCGCTACGGCTTCCACGGTCTCTCGCTCGAATCGATCGTCGCGCAGCTCCCCCAACAACTCGATGAACGCGCGGACGGTCGCGTGATCGTGCTCCATCTCGGCAGCGGCGCGAGCGCGACCGCGCTGCGCGGGCGAACGAGCGTCGCTACCAGCATGGGCCTCACGCCGCTCGACGGCCTCGTGATGGGAACGCGCGCCGGCGCGCTCGATCCCGGCGTGCTGCTGCATCTCCTGCGCGACGGCTGGGACGAAGCGCGCCTCGCGCGGCTGCTCTACGACGAGAGCGGCTTGCTGGGTGTGAGCGGCATCTCGCGCGATCTGCGTGCGCTACTCGCGAGCGAGGCGCCCGCCGCGAAGCTCGCCCTCGACCTGTTCGTGGAGAGCATCGTGCGCGAAGTCGGCGGGCAGGCCGTGTTGTTAGGCGGCCTCGACGCGCTCGTGTTCACCGGCGGCATCGGCGAGAACGCCGCCGAAGTGCGCGCGCGTGTGTGCGAGCGTCTCGCGTGGCTCGGTATGGCGCTCGATGCAGAAGCGAATGCGCGTGGCGGGCTGCGCATCACGCGCGAGGGGAGCGCAGTGTCGTGCTGGGTGCTCGCGACGGACGAAGAGGGCGTGATCGCGCGGGCGACGGCGGAGCTGCTGCGCTGA